A single Clostridia bacterium DNA region contains:
- a CDS encoding 3-oxoacid CoA-transferase subunit A, which produces MNKIKTIDEAVSYIKDGMIVAVGGFMGAGTPEKLVDAVIAKGIKNLTLICNDTAFTDKGVGKWVVNRVVSKVIVSHVGTNPETGRQMNAGELEVELVPQGTLAERVRAAGAGLGGILTHTGVGTVVEEGKQKITVDGKEYLLELPLKADIALLRGSIVDKKGNVYYSKATRNFNPLIATAADVVIVEAEKLVEVGELEATDVMTPSIFVDVITQ; this is translated from the coding sequence GTGAACAAAATAAAAACTATCGATGAAGCTGTGAGTTACATAAAAGACGGTATGATTGTAGCCGTTGGAGGATTCATGGGTGCAGGGACTCCGGAAAAGCTCGTCGATGCCGTTATTGCTAAAGGCATCAAGAACCTTACACTTATTTGCAATGATACAGCCTTTACTGATAAAGGAGTAGGCAAATGGGTAGTAAACAGGGTGGTAAGCAAGGTAATAGTATCTCATGTAGGAACCAATCCTGAGACAGGCAGACAGATGAATGCAGGAGAGCTGGAGGTGGAATTGGTGCCTCAGGGGACTCTTGCAGAAAGAGTAAGGGCTGCAGGTGCAGGATTAGGTGGAATACTTACTCATACAGGCGTTGGTACGGTAGTGGAAGAAGGAAAGCAGAAAATAACTGTTGATGGAAAGGAATATCTGCTGGAGCTTCCTCTCAAGGCGGATATTGCCCTTCTCAGAGGCAGTATTGTAGATAAGAAGGGGAATGTTTATTACAGCAAGGCAACAAGGAATTTTAACCCGCTAATCGCTACAGCAGCTGATGTTGTTATAGTCGAAGCAGAGAAACTTGTAGAAGTCGGAGAATTGGAAGCTACAGATGTAATGACACCATCAATATTTGTGGATGTAATAACACAGTAA
- the wecB gene encoding UDP-N-acetylglucosamine 2-epimerase (non-hydrolyzing), producing MLIKVLSIFGTRPEAIKMAPLVKALKADSRFESYVCVTAQHRDMLDQVLDIFDIQPDFDLDIMKDRQTLTDITVNALAGLEKVIKELQPDIILVHGDTTTTFVGSLAAFYNKVQIGHVEAGLRTFNKYSPYPEEMNRKLTGAMADIHFSPTATSKENLLREGVKEESIYVTGNTAIDALKTTVNKSFEFYTEELKKLDYDKKRILMVTAHRRENLGEPLENICRALKTIAETHEDVEIVYAVHKNPAVRETVFGILDNMPGVHLLDPLDVDEMHNLMARCFMVLTDSGGLQEEAPSLGKPVLVLRTETERPEAIEFGTLKLAGVDEKNILELTETLLTDEKEYLKMANAVNPYGDGHASARIIDSLLYHFGVEENRPEDFRPE from the coding sequence ATTTTGATAAAAGTACTATCTATATTCGGGACAAGACCGGAGGCTATAAAAATGGCGCCTCTGGTAAAAGCGTTGAAGGCAGACAGCCGGTTTGAGTCATATGTATGTGTTACTGCACAGCATAGGGATATGCTTGATCAAGTATTGGATATATTCGATATACAGCCGGACTTCGACCTCGACATAATGAAGGACAGGCAGACTCTTACAGACATAACCGTAAATGCTCTGGCTGGACTTGAAAAGGTAATAAAGGAGCTGCAGCCTGACATCATACTTGTTCATGGGGACACGACCACCACCTTTGTAGGTTCATTAGCCGCTTTTTACAATAAGGTTCAGATAGGTCATGTGGAAGCGGGCTTAAGGACCTTCAACAAATATTCTCCTTACCCGGAGGAAATGAATAGGAAGCTTACCGGAGCAATGGCGGATATACACTTCTCTCCCACAGCTACATCAAAGGAGAATCTTTTGAGGGAGGGTGTCAAGGAAGAAAGCATATATGTAACAGGCAACACTGCCATAGACGCATTAAAAACTACAGTAAACAAAAGCTTTGAGTTTTATACAGAAGAACTAAAGAAGCTTGATTATGACAAAAAGAGGATTCTAATGGTGACTGCCCACAGGCGGGAGAACCTGGGCGAGCCTTTGGAGAACATTTGCAGAGCTCTTAAGACTATAGCAGAAACCCATGAAGATGTGGAGATAGTATATGCAGTGCATAAGAATCCTGCTGTCAGAGAGACTGTTTTTGGAATATTGGACAATATGCCGGGAGTACATCTTTTAGACCCTCTGGATGTGGATGAAATGCACAATCTTATGGCTAGGTGCTTTATGGTGCTTACAGACTCTGGAGGACTTCAGGAGGAGGCTCCTTCTTTGGGTAAGCCGGTGCTGGTACTCAGGACTGAGACTGAAAGACCGGAAGCAATAGAGTTTGGTACCCTAAAGCTCGCAGGGGTAGATGAAAAGAATATTCTTGAGCTTACTGAGACTCTGCTTACTGATGAAAAGGAATATCTCAAAATGGCCAATGCAGTAAATCCATATGGTGATGGTCATGCTTCAGCCAGGATAATTGATAGCCTGCTTTATCATTTTGGGGTTGAAGAGAACAGACCGGAGGATTTTCGACCGGAGTAG
- a CDS encoding MraY family glycosyltransferase — MTSNIIALIIAASVAFAATPLMIRLAKLVGAIDVPKDNRRVHKLPTPRLGGLAIFLGFIAALFYKDGFKPEMFGILIGASIIVTLGFFDDIKPLSAKFKLLVQIIAAIIVIHSGVRINAVTNPLFFMFPDSPLIRFGVWSYPLTLIWIVGITNAINLVDGLDGLAAGISAISAITLLIAAMSTGQELAAFLAAILAASTIGFLPYNFNPAKIFMGDSGALFLGFMLSVISVTGALKSAAALSILIPIFAIGLPIFDTLFAMVRRTLSGKSMMQADKGHLHHKLLEAGMSQKQAVLTLYSISAVLGFSAVALVEVSLKVAFVLVFAVFLLASMGAKHLGLIEVDQGSNKADL, encoded by the coding sequence ATGACAAGTAACATTATAGCACTTATAATCGCTGCGTCTGTCGCTTTTGCGGCTACACCGCTGATGATCAGACTGGCTAAGCTTGTAGGCGCTATAGATGTACCTAAAGATAACAGGAGAGTGCATAAGCTTCCTACCCCGAGATTGGGAGGCCTGGCAATTTTTCTTGGCTTTATAGCGGCACTTTTTTATAAAGACGGCTTCAAGCCTGAGATGTTTGGTATTTTAATCGGGGCTTCAATAATCGTAACCTTGGGATTCTTTGATGATATAAAACCGCTTTCAGCAAAGTTTAAATTACTGGTTCAGATCATTGCAGCAATTATAGTTATACACAGCGGAGTAAGGATAAATGCTGTTACCAATCCACTGTTTTTTATGTTCCCGGATTCTCCGCTTATCAGGTTTGGCGTATGGTCATATCCTTTGACTTTGATATGGATAGTAGGGATAACAAATGCTATTAATCTGGTAGACGGACTTGATGGTTTGGCAGCAGGGATTTCTGCTATTTCGGCAATTACCCTTTTGATTGCTGCTATGAGTACGGGGCAAGAGCTGGCAGCTTTCCTGGCAGCGATATTGGCAGCTTCAACCATTGGTTTTCTGCCATATAACTTCAACCCGGCAAAGATATTCATGGGGGATTCAGGAGCATTGTTTCTAGGTTTCATGCTCTCGGTTATTTCTGTTACAGGTGCACTTAAAAGTGCAGCAGCCCTATCTATTCTGATACCAATATTTGCAATTGGACTGCCGATATTCGACACCTTATTCGCAATGGTAAGAAGAACTTTAAGCGGAAAGTCAATGATGCAAGCGGACAAGGGACATTTGCATCATAAGCTTCTGGAAGCAGGTATGAGTCAAAAGCAGGCTGTTCTGACACTGTACAGCATAAGTGCAGTACTAGGCTTCAGTGCGGTTGCATTGGTTGAGGTATCGTTGAAGGTTGCATTTGTACTGGTATTCGCGGTTTTTCTCTTGGCCTCTATGGGGGCAAAGCACTTAGGTCTAATAGAGGTGGATCAGGGAAGCAATAAAGCAGATTTGTAA
- a CDS encoding cytidine deaminase — MDRRDKYNYYLDIAETVLERGTCLRRNYGAIIVKNDEIISTGYSGAPRGRMNCSDLGYCIRQKLNIPRGQNYEKCRSVHAEANCIISASRRDMIGATLYLVGKEMESGDYIENSNSCAMCKRLILNSGIERVIIRDSSDKYRANEVNKWIEDDDSLSEFMGY; from the coding sequence GTGGATAGGAGAGATAAATACAATTACTATTTGGATATTGCAGAAACTGTATTAGAGAGAGGGACATGCCTTAGAAGGAATTATGGAGCTATTATTGTAAAAAACGATGAAATAATATCTACCGGCTATAGCGGAGCGCCAAGAGGCAGAATGAATTGCAGCGATTTAGGCTATTGTATCAGGCAAAAGTTAAATATACCCAGGGGGCAGAACTATGAGAAATGCAGAAGTGTACATGCGGAGGCTAATTGCATAATATCAGCAAGCAGAAGAGATATGATAGGAGCTACATTATACCTGGTGGGAAAAGAAATGGAATCAGGTGACTATATAGAAAATTCGAATTCTTGCGCGATGTGTAAAAGGTTAATATTAAATTCTGGTATTGAAAGAGTTATTATCAGAGACTCTTCAGATAAATACAGGGCTAATGAGGTAAACAAATGGATTGAAGATGATGATTCTTTAAGTGAGTTTATGGGATACTAA
- the upp gene encoding uracil phosphoribosyltransferase: MDHPLIQHKLTILRDKNTGVKEFRELVEELALLMGYEVTRNLTVEDTEVETPICKTQSKVIAGKKLGIVPILRAGLGMVDGMLRLIPAAKVGHIGLYRDPETLKPVEYYCKLPSDVAERDLIVLDPMLATGGSAAAAISFLKEKGAKSIKLVNLIAAPEGIETVAKAHPDVEIYVAAVDERLNEHGYIVPGLGDAGDRLFGTK; the protein is encoded by the coding sequence ATGGATCATCCGCTGATTCAGCATAAGCTTACAATTCTGAGGGATAAGAACACAGGGGTGAAGGAGTTTAGGGAACTGGTTGAAGAACTGGCATTGCTCATGGGTTATGAAGTGACAAGAAACCTTACAGTTGAGGATACAGAGGTAGAGACACCTATATGCAAAACCCAATCCAAGGTTATCGCAGGTAAAAAGCTTGGTATAGTGCCTATACTGAGGGCTGGACTGGGCATGGTGGATGGAATGCTGCGCTTGATTCCCGCTGCAAAAGTGGGGCATATAGGACTATACAGGGATCCTGAAACCTTGAAACCCGTTGAATATTACTGCAAGCTTCCTTCTGATGTAGCTGAAAGAGATCTTATTGTGCTTGACCCGATGCTGGCTACCGGTGGTTCTGCAGCAGCGGCAATATCCTTCCTTAAAGAAAAAGGAGCAAAAAGCATAAAGCTGGTAAACCTGATAGCTGCTCCAGAAGGCATAGAGACTGTTGCCAAAGCCCATCCTGATGTAGAGATATATGTTGCGGCAGTTGATGAGAGGCTTAATGAACATGGATACATAGTACCTGGACTTGGTGATGCAGGAGATAGGCTTTTTGGTACAAAGTAG
- the rpiB gene encoding ribose 5-phosphate isomerase B codes for MKIAVGSDHGGFLLKDELMKHLREKNIDFVDLGCFTTESVDYPDIGQAVGEAVAKGEYDKGIICCGTGIGISISANKVPGVRAALCGDCFSAKASIEHNDANVLALGERVTGAGLANMIVDIWLSAEFQGGRHGRRVEKIAKIEEKYNK; via the coding sequence TTGAAAATTGCAGTTGGAAGCGACCATGGAGGTTTTTTGCTTAAAGATGAACTAATGAAACATTTAAGAGAAAAAAATATCGATTTTGTTGACTTGGGTTGTTTTACTACTGAATCAGTGGATTATCCCGATATCGGACAGGCGGTAGGAGAAGCAGTTGCAAAAGGCGAGTATGACAAAGGAATAATCTGCTGTGGAACTGGCATAGGCATTTCAATTTCAGCAAATAAAGTTCCCGGAGTAAGAGCAGCCCTCTGCGGGGATTGCTTCTCTGCCAAAGCATCGATAGAACATAATGATGCCAATGTGCTTGCCCTGGGGGAGAGAGTTACCGGAGCGGGACTGGCAAATATGATAGTGGATATATGGCTAAGTGCAGAGTTCCAGGGTGGACGACATGGAAGAAGAGTAGAAAAAATTGCAAAAATAGAAGAAAAATATAATAAATAA
- a CDS encoding low molecular weight protein arginine phosphatase produces the protein MKRILFVCTGNTCRSSMAEALMRDSLEKEGLAGEYFVSSAGTSAFPGMPASHNAAEALKAVGIDLSQHFSSIIDNDIIDSADLILTMTSSHKKRLLQLRSDAASKIYTLTEYCEAAGNKDIYDPFGGDIDIYTNCRDEISKYIEMLIKKFKAKGEH, from the coding sequence ATGAAAAGGATATTGTTCGTTTGCACTGGGAATACATGCAGAAGCAGCATGGCTGAAGCACTTATGAGAGACTCGCTGGAGAAGGAAGGGCTCGCAGGGGAGTATTTTGTGAGCTCCGCAGGGACTTCTGCTTTTCCCGGGATGCCGGCCTCACATAATGCTGCAGAGGCGCTGAAGGCTGTAGGCATAGATTTATCCCAGCATTTCTCCAGTATTATTGATAATGATATAATTGACAGTGCAGACCTTATATTGACTATGACATCGTCGCATAAGAAGCGTCTGCTCCAGCTGAGATCTGATGCAGCTTCAAAGATATATACTCTGACTGAGTATTGTGAAGCAGCAGGTAATAAAGATATATATGACCCCTTTGGAGGGGATATAGATATATATACAAATTGCAGGGATGAAATCAGCAAGTACATAGAAATGTTGATTAAAAAGTTTAAGGCGAAAGGGGAACACTAA
- a CDS encoding L-threonylcarbamoyladenylate synthase, protein MNTKIFILEESNIDSDIIEKAAEIIRNNGTVVFPTETVYGLGANAMSGEAVNGIFSAKGRPNDNPLIVHISNMNMLLYLIGSPLSDEAKLLIEKYWPGPLTLIFKKSRKVPYEVTAGLDTVAVRMPDNKIALELISRSELPIAAPSANISGKPSPTLPEHVIDDMQGKVDMILCGSKSRIGVESTILDLSGEMPVVLRPGGVTLEELEGVLGPVRINRGRVGETEVPKAPGMKYTHYAPEADMIIVKGELESLKKKIQELVSENAGKGLKVGVLASDETESYYKDCNVLSLGSRTKTEVIASNIFEKLREFDKLGVDIIFAEALDEKHMGMAVMNRMKKAAGFNIIEV, encoded by the coding sequence TTGAATACAAAAATTTTTATTCTGGAGGAAAGCAATATTGATTCTGATATAATTGAAAAGGCTGCAGAGATAATTAGGAATAACGGCACTGTGGTATTTCCTACCGAAACGGTATACGGCCTGGGAGCTAATGCCATGTCCGGGGAAGCCGTCAACGGGATATTCAGCGCCAAAGGAAGACCTAATGACAATCCCCTGATTGTACATATTTCTAATATGAATATGCTTCTATATCTTATCGGGAGTCCTCTTAGTGATGAAGCCAAGCTGCTCATTGAGAAATACTGGCCGGGACCTCTTACGCTGATTTTTAAGAAGTCCAGAAAGGTACCCTATGAGGTGACAGCGGGGTTGGATACTGTCGCAGTAAGGATGCCTGATAACAAAATTGCTTTGGAGCTTATTAGCAGAAGTGAACTGCCTATTGCAGCACCCAGCGCCAATATTTCAGGCAAGCCAAGCCCCACACTGCCTGAGCATGTTATTGATGATATGCAGGGCAAGGTCGATATGATACTTTGCGGCAGCAAAAGCCGCATAGGGGTAGAGTCAACGATTTTGGATCTTTCAGGAGAAATGCCTGTGGTGCTAAGACCGGGAGGCGTGACCTTGGAAGAGCTTGAAGGCGTACTTGGACCTGTGAGGATTAATCGGGGAAGAGTAGGAGAGACAGAAGTGCCGAAGGCTCCGGGTATGAAGTACACCCACTATGCTCCCGAGGCCGATATGATTATTGTCAAGGGGGAACTGGAAAGCTTAAAGAAGAAGATACAGGAACTTGTAAGCGAGAATGCGGGCAAAGGCTTGAAGGTTGGAGTGCTGGCCTCTGATGAGACCGAGAGCTATTACAAGGACTGCAATGTGCTTTCCCTCGGAAGCAGAACAAAAACAGAGGTTATAGCGTCTAATATATTCGAAAAGCTTAGGGAGTTTGACAAGCTGGGGGTAGACATAATATTTGCAGAAGCTTTGGATGAAAAGCATATGGGCATGGCTGTCATGAACAGGATGAAAAAAGCAGCAGGCTTCAATATTATTGAGGTGTAG
- a CDS encoding malic enzyme-like NAD(P)-binding protein: MDIKKESMRLHREWKGKIEVISRAPVNNKEDLSLAYTPGVAEACLKIQKNPDLSYELTRRWNMVAVVTDGTAVLGLGDIGPEAGMPVMEGKCVLFKTFGDVDAFPLCVRSKDVDDIVKTVKLLAGSFGGVNLEDISAPRCFEIERRLKAECDIPIFHDDQHGTAVVVLAAMLNALKIVGKKIEDIEVVVNGSGAAGIAVTKLLMSMGLNRVILCDKKGAIYEGRENLNDEKVLMARISNLEKKKGNLKDVLAGADVFIGVSAPGVLTQDMVRSMAKDPIIFAMANPVPEIMPELALDAGAKVVGTGRSDFPNQINNVLAFPGIFRGTLDVKAKDINDGMKVAAARALASLVGEHELKPDYILPLPFDARVGKAVAEAVAKAARETGVARI; encoded by the coding sequence ATGGATATCAAAAAGGAATCTATGAGGCTTCACAGGGAGTGGAAAGGTAAAATAGAGGTTATAAGCAGAGCACCGGTAAATAACAAAGAGGATCTGTCACTAGCTTATACCCCGGGAGTAGCTGAAGCATGCCTGAAAATACAGAAGAACCCAGACCTATCGTATGAATTGACAAGAAGATGGAATATGGTTGCAGTCGTAACTGACGGTACAGCTGTTTTGGGACTCGGAGACATAGGACCTGAAGCGGGTATGCCTGTAATGGAAGGTAAATGCGTTTTATTCAAAACCTTTGGTGATGTTGATGCATTTCCGCTATGTGTGCGCTCCAAGGATGTCGATGACATAGTGAAAACAGTGAAGCTCCTTGCCGGAAGTTTCGGAGGAGTCAATCTGGAGGACATATCCGCGCCCAGGTGTTTTGAAATAGAGAGAAGGCTTAAAGCCGAATGCGATATCCCGATATTTCACGATGACCAGCATGGGACGGCTGTTGTAGTACTTGCCGCTATGCTTAACGCATTAAAGATAGTCGGAAAGAAAATAGAAGACATTGAAGTGGTTGTAAACGGCTCGGGTGCTGCCGGAATTGCGGTAACAAAACTCCTTATGAGCATGGGGCTTAATAGAGTTATTCTGTGCGACAAAAAAGGCGCAATTTATGAAGGCAGGGAAAACCTCAATGACGAAAAGGTTCTTATGGCAAGGATATCAAATCTGGAGAAAAAAAAGGGCAACTTAAAGGATGTATTGGCAGGAGCAGACGTATTTATCGGAGTGTCGGCCCCGGGTGTTCTAACACAGGATATGGTCAGAAGCATGGCAAAGGATCCCATAATATTTGCAATGGCCAATCCTGTTCCGGAAATTATGCCGGAGCTTGCCTTGGATGCCGGAGCAAAGGTAGTAGGCACAGGACGTTCCGATTTCCCGAACCAGATCAACAATGTTCTAGCTTTTCCCGGAATATTCAGGGGGACCTTGGATGTAAAGGCCAAGGATATTAATGACGGTATGAAGGTAGCAGCGGCAAGAGCATTGGCATCACTTGTCGGTGAACATGAGCTTAAGCCGGACTATATACTGCCGCTGCCCTTTGATGCAAGGGTAGGCAAGGCTGTGGCGGAAGCTGTAGCGAAAGCTGCAAGAGAGACCGGAGTGGCAAGAATATAA
- the sucD gene encoding succinate--CoA ligase subunit alpha has product MSILVDKSTRLLVQGITGREGQFHTTRMMEYGTNVVAGVTPGRGGTYIEGVPVFDSVEEAVREQGANAAALFVPPHATLGAILESMSSGIKLIVTIAEGVPIKDMRKVYHINRAIPDVTVIGPNSFGVISPGLCKVGFMDHRIYSKGPVGLMSRSATNSYETVNEMTKAKIGQSTCVGVGGDVIPGTSYIKLLPLFEKDEETKAIVIIGEIGGTDEEAAAEYIKAHISKPVIAYIAGKNAPKGKKMGHAGAIVSANGIGSAQSKIEALSGAGVKIADSLDQIIVLLKKVL; this is encoded by the coding sequence GTGAGTATATTGGTAGATAAGTCGACGCGACTTTTAGTTCAAGGAATAACCGGGCGTGAAGGTCAGTTTCACACTACCAGAATGATGGAGTATGGGACAAATGTCGTAGCAGGGGTTACACCCGGACGTGGAGGTACGTACATTGAGGGGGTTCCAGTTTTTGATTCTGTGGAGGAGGCAGTACGGGAGCAAGGAGCCAACGCTGCAGCCTTATTTGTTCCACCCCATGCTACCTTGGGTGCCATTCTGGAGTCCATGTCTTCCGGTATAAAACTTATTGTCACAATTGCCGAAGGTGTTCCAATCAAGGATATGAGAAAGGTTTACCATATAAACCGGGCTATACCGGATGTGACTGTCATAGGTCCTAATTCTTTCGGGGTGATTTCGCCGGGGCTATGTAAGGTTGGATTCATGGACCACAGGATATATTCCAAAGGCCCGGTAGGCTTGATGTCCAGAAGCGCAACAAATTCTTATGAAACAGTCAACGAGATGACCAAGGCAAAAATCGGTCAGTCTACTTGCGTAGGCGTAGGCGGCGATGTGATACCCGGGACTTCCTATATCAAGCTGCTTCCGTTATTTGAGAAGGATGAGGAGACAAAAGCAATTGTAATAATCGGTGAAATTGGCGGAACGGATGAAGAAGCAGCAGCTGAATATATTAAAGCTCACATTAGTAAGCCTGTAATAGCCTACATTGCCGGAAAAAATGCTCCAAAAGGCAAGAAAATGGGACATGCAGGCGCAATAGTGAGTGCAAACGGCATAGGAAGTGCACAATCGAAAATTGAAGCTCTGTCAGGAGCCGGAGTTAAAATTGCCGATAGTCTGGACCAGATAATTGTACTGCTGAAAAAAGTACTTTAA
- the sucC gene encoding ADP-forming succinate--CoA ligase subunit beta, with protein MKLYEYQGKALFAKYGIKTPKGIVVNSAADIATKLPEVSLPVMVKAQVLSGGRGKAGGVVSASQNAEVAELAKKMLKSKLGDSKIDALLIEERVDFVEEYYLSITLDSISRMPVIIFSASGGMDIEEIAVQNPEKISKTLVDPLMGLQGFNFENLFKHSGITDKAIKDQLKDIVAALYKIYEDYDAMLVEINPLMRLADNSIVAADAKVELDDSAVYRHGDLLQWRDTMEVDPLEKMARDVRFLYIDVNSDGNVAVISNGSGMIMSCMDRIAGEGGRVLCALDLGGGASSERVAEGIKIMLQNNKVEMLLISIFGGITRCDEIAGGIVKAVDEMHISVPIVARLEGTNKEKGMALLEAAGSRDILIAHDLEDAARKVMLAQKK; from the coding sequence ATGAAGCTATATGAATACCAGGGTAAAGCCCTATTCGCAAAATATGGTATAAAAACTCCAAAAGGGATTGTGGTTAACTCAGCGGCAGATATTGCAACAAAGTTGCCAGAGGTCAGCTTACCTGTAATGGTTAAAGCACAGGTTTTGTCAGGGGGACGCGGTAAAGCCGGCGGAGTTGTATCTGCTTCCCAAAATGCAGAGGTTGCGGAGCTCGCAAAGAAAATGCTGAAGTCCAAGCTTGGCGACTCTAAGATAGATGCGCTGCTTATAGAGGAGAGAGTCGATTTTGTGGAAGAATATTATCTGTCCATTACATTGGACAGCATTAGCCGAATGCCGGTGATTATTTTTAGTGCCAGCGGCGGAATGGATATAGAAGAAATTGCGGTACAGAATCCGGAAAAAATCAGCAAAACCCTCGTTGACCCGCTTATGGGTCTACAGGGATTTAATTTTGAAAATCTGTTCAAACATAGCGGTATAACCGATAAGGCAATAAAAGATCAGCTTAAGGATATTGTAGCGGCTTTGTATAAAATATATGAAGATTATGATGCCATGCTTGTTGAGATCAATCCTTTGATGCGACTTGCGGATAATTCCATTGTTGCCGCGGATGCGAAGGTCGAGCTTGATGACAGTGCTGTATACCGTCATGGGGATTTACTGCAATGGCGCGATACCATGGAGGTTGACCCCTTGGAAAAAATGGCCCGGGACGTGCGGTTCCTGTATATAGATGTGAATTCAGATGGAAATGTGGCAGTTATAAGCAACGGTTCAGGCATGATCATGTCCTGCATGGACCGGATAGCTGGAGAGGGCGGTCGGGTATTATGCGCTCTGGATCTGGGAGGCGGTGCTAGTTCCGAGAGGGTAGCAGAAGGCATAAAAATAATGCTGCAGAATAATAAAGTTGAGATGCTCCTGATAAGTATTTTCGGTGGGATCACCCGTTGTGATGAGATTGCCGGAGGTATTGTAAAGGCAGTGGACGAAATGCATATATCCGTTCCTATTGTTGCCAGACTTGAAGGTACGAACAAGGAAAAAGGCATGGCACTTTTGGAAGCTGCCGGTAGCCGAGATATCTTGATTGCTCATGACCTGGAAGATGCAGCCCGAAAGGTTATGCTTGCACAAAAGAAATGA
- a CDS encoding 2-oxoacid:acceptor oxidoreductase family protein, whose product MKSEKIFQVRLGGFGGQGVVLASKILGDALSREGYNVLQTQSYGIEARGGATCGEVLYGNCEINYLRVVAPDILLALNQDALNEYVKDVPQGGFVIYDDSNMEVPFANNNLQVFGAPLTDIAIKEMGNKMYLNIIALGFINGITKMTSLENLEGAIEKHFGTKIGNNLIALHRGYQEAGKLLQNV is encoded by the coding sequence ATGAAAAGCGAGAAAATATTTCAGGTACGTTTAGGCGGATTCGGTGGACAAGGGGTTGTACTGGCAAGCAAGATTCTGGGGGATGCCTTATCAAGAGAGGGATACAATGTTCTTCAGACTCAGTCTTACGGAATTGAGGCAAGAGGCGGCGCTACGTGTGGGGAAGTGCTATACGGCAATTGTGAGATTAATTATCTGAGGGTAGTAGCCCCGGATATTCTCCTAGCTTTAAATCAGGATGCATTGAATGAATACGTTAAAGATGTTCCCCAGGGAGGATTTGTAATTTACGATGATTCTAATATGGAGGTTCCATTTGCAAACAACAACTTACAAGTATTTGGAGCACCTCTAACAGATATTGCCATTAAAGAAATGGGAAATAAAATGTATCTAAATATTATTGCTCTGGGGTTTATTAATGGAATTACAAAAATGACGAGTCTTGAAAACTTAGAAGGTGCTATAGAAAAGCATTTTGGTACTAAAATCGGAAATAATCTGATAGCTTTGCACAGAGGCTACCAAGAAGCGGGAAAGTTACTTCAGAATGTATGA
- a CDS encoding thiamine pyrophosphate-dependent enzyme gives MSIKQYIKEKEFPLFICPGCTHGTVTNSFLRAVEELQLDKDSTVIVCAIGCAGRIPVYLDFNVLRVTHGRALAFATGIKLCRPDIKVIVFMGDGDAVAIGGNHFIHAARRNIDITAVISRNEIYGMTGGQYAPTTPEGYKATTAPFGMMEPSFDIYKLAAGAGATFVARSDAYHVTHLQKTMKDALTHKGFSVLEVLTSCPTQFGRRNNMADPVKMVERIKDITVMKDVADKMSPEELKNKVVIGEFVNSRRPELTEIYAQMSKRK, from the coding sequence ATGAGTATTAAGCAATATATAAAAGAAAAGGAGTTTCCTCTCTTTATCTGCCCGGGGTGTACACATGGGACGGTTACAAATTCTTTCCTGCGTGCTGTAGAAGAGTTACAGCTTGATAAAGACAGCACAGTTATAGTATGTGCTATAGGATGCGCAGGACGTATACCTGTATATCTGGACTTTAATGTTTTGCGTGTTACCCATGGGCGTGCGCTGGCATTCGCAACCGGAATAAAGCTTTGCAGACCAGATATAAAAGTTATAGTATTTATGGGTGATGGTGATGCAGTTGCGATAGGGGGCAATCACTTTATTCATGCAGCCAGACGTAATATTGATATAACTGCTGTTATATCTAGAAATGAAATCTACGGTATGACTGGTGGACAATATGCTCCGACAACTCCGGAAGGTTATAAGGCTACGACGGCACCTTTTGGAATGATGGAACCTTCTTTTGATATATACAAATTGGCTGCTGGTGCAGGCGCAACCTTTGTGGCCCGCAGTGACGCCTATCATGTTACGCATCTTCAAAAAACAATGAAAGATGCCCTCACGCACAAAGGATTTTCTGTACTTGAGGTTTTAACGAGTTGTCCAACTCAATTTGGACGCAGGAATAATATGGCAGATCCGGTAAAAATGGTGGAGAGAATCAAAGATATTACTGTGATGAAGGATGTAGCTGATAAAATGTCTCCTGAAGAACTGAAAAATAAGGTTGTTATTGGAGAATTTGTAAACAGTAGACGACCAGAGCTAACAGAAATATATGCACAGATGTCCAAAAGGAAATAA